A genomic window from Qipengyuania oceanensis includes:
- a CDS encoding transporter — MTMTLNGSAAALLLLTCASPVLADETMIDAPAEQAEPIIVTDVSLYPAAGLMNEHTHDGGEAMIGLRYAHSRFSGPNRSGTDTVSDADILAAGYTTRAARMEMDMVMLDIMYAPNDKVTLMVMPHWMRHEMTMVGIDPANTGMGMDHGMGTGMDMPPGHDHGHGLALGQTMTHTSSGFGDTLASASYRLANTRSFKAHATFGAWIPTGEVARKNPDGTFLHYGMQGGSGTWDIEPSLTVSGRKASWGWGAQAAYRWRSESENKSGFVFGDRFVSNIWTSYAVSRAASLTGRLAYEHEGAIEGHYNGPHNHATPADRQQNYGGDTVLAAFGVNIVLPFGGAMPIQLGFEGGVPIYQNLNGIQLPEKWRFSAALTTTL, encoded by the coding sequence ATGACAATGACTTTGAACGGCAGCGCCGCGGCGCTGCTGCTATTGACCTGTGCGTCGCCCGTTTTGGCCGACGAGACCATGATTGATGCGCCTGCCGAACAGGCCGAGCCGATCATCGTGACCGACGTTTCGCTCTATCCCGCGGCCGGGCTCATGAACGAACACACCCACGATGGTGGCGAGGCCATGATCGGACTGCGTTACGCGCACAGCCGGTTTTCGGGACCGAACCGATCCGGCACCGATACCGTGTCCGACGCCGATATCCTCGCAGCCGGGTACACCACCCGCGCCGCCCGGATGGAGATGGACATGGTGATGCTCGACATCATGTATGCCCCCAACGACAAGGTGACCCTCATGGTCATGCCGCACTGGATGCGGCACGAAATGACCATGGTTGGCATCGATCCGGCCAATACGGGGATGGGGATGGATCATGGAATGGGCACCGGCATGGATATGCCGCCGGGCCACGATCACGGACACGGCCTCGCCCTTGGCCAGACAATGACGCACACGTCGAGCGGGTTCGGCGATACGCTGGCGTCGGCCAGCTACCGCCTCGCCAACACGCGCTCGTTCAAGGCCCACGCGACGTTCGGCGCCTGGATTCCAACCGGTGAAGTCGCTCGCAAGAACCCCGACGGGACGTTCCTGCACTACGGCATGCAGGGCGGCAGCGGCACTTGGGACATCGAGCCTTCGCTTACGGTCTCGGGACGGAAAGCATCGTGGGGCTGGGGTGCGCAAGCCGCCTATCGCTGGCGGTCCGAGAGCGAGAACAAGTCAGGATTCGTCTTCGGCGACCGCTTCGTCTCGAACATCTGGACGAGCTATGCAGTCAGCCGCGCAGCCAGTCTGACTGGCCGGCTGGCCTACGAGCACGAGGGAGCGATCGAAGGCCATTACAATGGCCCGCACAATCACGCGACGCCTGCCGATCGCCAGCAGAATTACGGCGGTGACACCGTTCTTGCAGCGTTCGGGGTCAACATCGTTCTGCCTTTTGGCGGGGCGATGCCGATCCAGCTTGGTTTCGAAGGCGGCGTGCCAATCTACCAGAACCTCAATGGCATCCAGCTGCCGGAGAAGTGGCGTTTTTCGGCGGCTTTGACCACGACCTTGTAA
- a CDS encoding TIR domain-containing protein, whose translation MSDIFISYARPNEPLARQAGDALRAMGYDVWRDDELPAHRSYGEVIEERIRTAKAVLVLWSNDAARSQWVRAEADAARELGTLVQVSLDGILPPMPFNQIQCADLMGWRGDTDGAGWQKVVSSIASLAGTATPSLRASRGDIGTSEDVMVCVLPFQNMSGDGEQEYFSDGISEDIIIDLSKVSSLSVVARNTAFALKGKSPDIGHLTRDLGVTHLLEGSVRKAGSRVRITAELLDCASGQQVWAERFDRDLTDIFAIQDEISKAIVSALQLKLLPQEKKAIEHRGTNKPDAYNLYLLARQHWVSGNSGDRRRDELVVRVCQQATTIDPGYAKAWALMALAQSELGRLYGLPEDGKEAAEKALSLDPQVPEARCALARHLVQQGKATEAEDLLRDVLAHHPDSWEANKEMAYLVFREGRVEESVPFFEKAVSLMDTDYHDAGMLMTCYESLGDTANMRRVGQIAFERVERAVAQDPMNGTAMAMGAGALGAMGDEDRAREWISRTLLLDPNNIHARYNLACSLVSLGDNQGAIDLLGPYFDRVELTDWHHTGVDPDMDRIRDDPRFVSMRNEAGKRLGQM comes from the coding sequence ATGTCCGATATCTTCATTTCCTATGCCCGCCCTAACGAACCGCTCGCGCGGCAGGCCGGCGATGCGTTGCGCGCGATGGGATATGACGTCTGGCGGGATGACGAGCTTCCGGCCCACCGCTCTTACGGCGAGGTGATCGAGGAACGTATCCGGACGGCGAAGGCCGTGCTGGTGCTGTGGTCGAACGATGCGGCGCGCTCGCAGTGGGTCCGAGCAGAAGCTGATGCCGCCCGCGAACTGGGCACGCTGGTGCAGGTCAGCCTCGACGGGATCCTGCCGCCCATGCCGTTCAACCAGATCCAGTGCGCCGACCTGATGGGCTGGCGCGGCGACACGGATGGCGCGGGCTGGCAGAAGGTGGTGAGTTCCATCGCTTCGCTGGCCGGCACCGCGACGCCCAGCCTGCGCGCCTCACGCGGAGACATCGGCACGAGCGAGGACGTGATGGTCTGCGTCCTGCCGTTCCAGAACATGAGCGGCGATGGCGAACAGGAATATTTTTCCGACGGCATCAGCGAAGACATCATCATCGACCTGTCGAAAGTATCGTCGCTTTCGGTCGTGGCCAGGAACACGGCGTTCGCGCTCAAGGGCAAGTCGCCCGACATCGGCCATCTGACCCGCGACCTCGGCGTGACGCACCTGCTCGAAGGCAGCGTCCGCAAGGCCGGCAGCAGGGTGCGGATAACCGCGGAACTGCTCGACTGCGCGTCCGGCCAACAGGTCTGGGCAGAGCGCTTCGATCGCGACCTGACCGATATCTTCGCCATCCAGGACGAGATCTCGAAGGCGATCGTCAGCGCGCTGCAGCTCAAGCTGTTGCCGCAGGAAAAGAAGGCGATCGAGCACCGCGGCACGAACAAGCCCGATGCCTACAACCTGTACCTGCTGGCGAGGCAGCATTGGGTCAGCGGCAATTCCGGCGACCGTCGACGCGACGAACTCGTGGTGCGGGTCTGCCAGCAGGCGACCACGATCGATCCGGGCTACGCCAAGGCCTGGGCGCTCATGGCGCTCGCACAGTCCGAACTCGGACGGCTCTACGGCTTGCCCGAGGATGGGAAGGAGGCGGCCGAAAAGGCGCTATCGCTCGATCCCCAGGTGCCCGAGGCCCGCTGTGCGCTGGCACGCCACTTGGTCCAGCAAGGCAAGGCGACCGAAGCCGAAGACCTGTTGCGCGACGTGCTCGCCCACCATCCCGATTCATGGGAAGCCAACAAGGAAATGGCCTATCTGGTTTTCCGCGAGGGGCGCGTCGAGGAGTCCGTGCCCTTCTTCGAGAAGGCCGTGTCGCTGATGGATACCGACTATCACGACGCGGGAATGCTGATGACCTGCTACGAATCGCTGGGCGACACCGCGAACATGCGCCGGGTCGGGCAGATCGCCTTCGAGCGGGTCGAGCGGGCGGTCGCGCAAGACCCGATGAACGGCACGGCCATGGCCATGGGTGCGGGCGCGCTCGGTGCCATGGGCGACGAGGATCGTGCACGCGAATGGATTTCGCGCACGCTGCTGCTGGATCCGAACAACATCCATGCGCGCTACAACCTGGCCTGCTCGCTCGTCAGCCTGGGCGACAACCAGGGCGCGATCGACCTGCTCGGACCCTATTTCGACAGGGTCGAGCTGACCGACTGGCATCACACCGGGGTCGATCCCGACATGGACAGGATCCGCGACGATCCGCGCTTCGTGTCGATGCGCAACGAGGCCGGCAAGCGGCTGGGCCAGATGTGA
- the nusG gene encoding transcription termination/antitermination protein NusG: protein MARWYIIHAYSGFENKVRDSIISEAERLGLSEAVEEVEVPTETVTEIKRGKKVQSERKFMPGYVLAKLTMTDDVYHLVKNTPKVTGFLGSNNKPQPISEKEAARYFGGVEEAKAAPKQQVSVDYEIGDNVKVLDGPFASFNGLVEELDFDKAKVKVSVSIFGRATPVELDFEQVELVK from the coding sequence ATGGCTCGCTGGTACATCATCCACGCCTATTCTGGTTTCGAGAACAAGGTTCGCGATTCGATCATTTCCGAGGCAGAGCGCCTCGGGCTGTCCGAAGCGGTCGAAGAGGTCGAGGTCCCGACCGAGACCGTCACCGAGATCAAGCGTGGCAAGAAGGTTCAGTCCGAACGCAAGTTCATGCCCGGCTACGTGCTGGCCAAGCTGACCATGACCGACGACGTCTACCATCTGGTCAAGAACACGCCCAAGGTGACCGGCTTCCTCGGTTCGAACAACAAGCCGCAGCCGATTTCCGAGAAGGAAGCCGCGCGGTACTTCGGCGGGGTCGAGGAAGCCAAGGCTGCGCCCAAGCAGCAGGTCAGCGTCGATTACGAGATCGGCGACAACGTCAAGGTGCTCGACGGGCCCTTCGCCAGCTTCAACGGGCTGGTCGAGGAACTCGATTTCGACAAGGCGAAGGTCAAGGTCTCTGTCTCGATCTTCGGCCGCGCGACGCCGGTGGAACTCGATTTCGAACAGGTCGAACTGGTCAAGTAA
- the secE gene encoding preprotein translocase subunit SecE — protein MAQQPTPAPTPKKPKPTPGEFIRQVRTEAGKVVWPTREETVRTAIFVFIMMLILSLFFLGVDSAFGAIVRWLLTLA, from the coding sequence ATGGCCCAGCAACCGACCCCAGCGCCGACGCCCAAGAAGCCCAAGCCGACTCCGGGCGAATTCATCCGGCAGGTCCGGACCGAAGCGGGCAAGGTCGTCTGGCCGACTCGCGAGGAAACGGTTCGCACCGCGATCTTCGTATTCATCATGATGCTGATCCTCTCGCTCTTCTTCCTCGGCGTGGATTCGGCATTCGGCGCGATCGTGCGCTGGCTGCTCACCCTCGCCTGA
- a CDS encoding alanine/glycine:cation symporter family protein translates to MRDATLAATDTAPVTFLDHVTNISDFIWAGLWNGEEILPFPPMVLVLFGIGMWIMIGLRFYPILKLGSAFAGLFRGRKGSGAGEISPFAALSTALSGQVGTGNLAGVATALALGGPGAIFWMWITALIGMALAFAEGSLAIRYREKTSDGVHRGGPMTYIMMGLGPKWTWLAIVFCIGTLFSALVTGNSIQANAMADGMNELFGIEEWLGGLITAILVLVVILGGIKSIGNVAEKIVPFMAAAYIVMAFIALMLDIQDLPETFSLIFNGAFNAQSAAGGFVGAALIIAIRAGVARGLFSNEAGQGSTPIAHAVAQTDDPEVQGRMAMLGTFIDTIVICTMTALVILTVEGEFTGAGQPVIHAWQSDLTGFAMTSGAFAAAFPLDIASIPIGTLIASLALILFVFTTLLTWSYYGERAITFIYDRVPGSTREGEKRLHFAWRLLWCVVIFIGASRPSEEVWRLGDISNAAMALPNLLALALLSGVVFKLARGDRTAGQTFGRETVEEPNEY, encoded by the coding sequence ATGAGGGACGCCACCTTGGCAGCGACGGACACAGCACCGGTCACTTTTCTCGACCACGTAACCAATATCTCCGATTTCATCTGGGCCGGCCTGTGGAACGGCGAGGAAATCCTTCCCTTCCCGCCGATGGTCCTGGTCCTGTTCGGCATCGGCATGTGGATCATGATCGGGCTGCGGTTCTATCCGATCCTCAAGCTCGGCAGCGCCTTTGCCGGGCTGTTCCGCGGCCGCAAGGGATCGGGTGCGGGCGAGATCAGCCCATTCGCTGCCCTCTCCACCGCGCTGTCCGGCCAGGTCGGCACGGGCAATCTCGCCGGCGTCGCCACCGCACTGGCCCTTGGCGGGCCGGGCGCGATCTTCTGGATGTGGATCACCGCGCTGATCGGCATGGCGCTGGCTTTTGCCGAAGGGTCGCTGGCGATCCGCTATCGCGAGAAAACCAGCGACGGCGTCCATCGCGGCGGTCCGATGACCTACATCATGATGGGCCTCGGGCCGAAGTGGACCTGGCTGGCCATCGTCTTCTGCATCGGCACGCTGTTTTCCGCGCTCGTCACCGGCAATTCGATCCAGGCCAATGCGATGGCCGACGGAATGAACGAGTTGTTCGGGATCGAGGAATGGCTCGGCGGCCTCATCACCGCAATCCTGGTGCTCGTGGTGATTCTCGGCGGGATCAAGTCGATCGGCAATGTCGCCGAAAAGATCGTGCCGTTCATGGCGGCGGCCTACATCGTGATGGCCTTCATCGCCCTGATGCTGGACATCCAGGATCTGCCGGAAACGTTTTCGCTGATCTTCAACGGGGCATTCAACGCCCAGTCCGCCGCCGGCGGCTTCGTCGGGGCTGCGCTGATCATCGCGATCCGGGCGGGCGTTGCGCGCGGGCTGTTCTCCAACGAGGCGGGACAGGGTTCGACCCCGATCGCCCACGCCGTGGCTCAGACCGACGATCCGGAAGTCCAGGGCCGCATGGCTATGCTCGGCACGTTCATCGATACGATCGTGATCTGCACCATGACCGCGCTGGTGATCCTGACCGTGGAAGGCGAGTTCACCGGCGCCGGCCAGCCGGTCATCCATGCATGGCAATCGGACCTGACCGGTTTCGCCATGACCAGCGGCGCCTTTGCCGCGGCCTTCCCGCTCGATATCGCGAGCATTCCGATCGGCACGCTGATCGCTTCGCTGGCGCTCATCCTGTTCGTGTTCACCACGCTGCTGACGTGGAGCTATTACGGCGAGCGGGCGATCACCTTCATCTACGACCGGGTGCCGGGCTCCACCCGCGAGGGCGAGAAACGGCTGCACTTCGCCTGGCGCTTGTTGTGGTGTGTCGTGATCTTCATCGGGGCGAGCCGCCCTTCGGAGGAAGTCTGGCGGCTGGGCGATATCTCGAATGCTGCGATGGCCCTCCCCAACCTGCTCGCGCTCGCGCTGCTGTCCGGCGTGGTCTTCAAGCTCGCGAGGGGCGACCGGACCGCGGGCCAGACCTTCGGCAGGGAAACGGTCGAGGAGCCGAACGAATACTGA
- the aat gene encoding leucyl/phenylalanyl-tRNA--protein transferase, with amino-acid sequence MHAPARSPIPLDTLLMAYRNGIFPMSDGREDDEVFWVEPKERAIIPLDRFHCSRSLRKVLAAERFEVTCNADFGAVIEACAQPRPGHPESWISHPIIASYRALHEIGHAHSIEVWRHGYLVGGLYGVSFDSVFCGESMFSRADNASKVALAWLVAAMRRGGYRLLDCQFMTDHLATMGAVGMPQADYLMLLEDACRHKTLPLPEAYSALSSDAEASGVAPGKLIAQSFTQTS; translated from the coding sequence ATGCACGCCCCGGCTCGCTCCCCGATCCCGCTCGACACGCTGCTGATGGCCTACCGCAACGGCATCTTCCCCATGTCCGACGGGCGCGAGGACGACGAAGTCTTCTGGGTCGAGCCCAAAGAACGCGCGATCATCCCGCTCGACCGGTTCCATTGCAGCCGGTCGCTGCGAAAGGTGCTCGCCGCTGAGCGGTTCGAGGTGACCTGCAACGCCGATTTCGGGGCAGTGATCGAAGCCTGCGCCCAGCCCCGCCCGGGCCATCCGGAAAGCTGGATCAGCCACCCGATCATCGCCAGCTACCGCGCGCTGCACGAAATCGGCCATGCTCATTCGATCGAGGTCTGGCGGCACGGTTACCTGGTCGGCGGCCTGTACGGCGTGTCGTTCGACAGCGTGTTCTGCGGCGAATCGATGTTCAGCCGGGCCGACAATGCCTCAAAGGTCGCGCTGGCCTGGCTGGTCGCCGCCATGCGACGTGGCGGCTACCGCCTGCTCGATTGCCAGTTCATGACCGATCATCTCGCCACGATGGGCGCGGTGGGGATGCCCCAGGCCGATTACCTGATGCTGCTGGAGGACGCGTGCAGGCACAAGACACTGCCGCTGCCCGAAGCCTATTCGGCGCTCTCTTCCGACGCGGAGGCGTCCGGCGTCGCTCCCGGGAAGCTCATCGCGCAGTCTTTCACCCAGACATCGTAG
- a CDS encoding DUF2155 domain-containing protein — protein MEPGRLTVHRRVALLPALALALLAACQQDPPAPGPVETEVPENIGSAAQPVEPVDAGIGTPMEERVATLGLLNKRNNLTQDLEMKPGETRRIGDVIVRLQACEKTAPWEMPKETGAFVQVFVRGRGENADFGSVFSGWLFKESPSLNVVEHPIYDVWVKDCAMSFPGATPDASASEESAE, from the coding sequence ATGGAGCCCGGAAGGCTGACCGTGCACCGGCGCGTCGCCTTGCTGCCGGCACTGGCGCTGGCCTTGCTGGCGGCCTGCCAGCAGGATCCGCCTGCGCCCGGACCGGTGGAAACCGAAGTCCCCGAAAATATCGGTAGCGCTGCCCAGCCGGTCGAGCCGGTCGATGCCGGGATCGGAACGCCGATGGAGGAGCGGGTCGCGACGCTCGGCCTGCTCAACAAGCGCAACAATTTGACGCAGGATCTCGAGATGAAACCGGGCGAGACGCGCCGCATCGGTGACGTGATCGTGCGGTTGCAGGCTTGCGAGAAAACCGCGCCCTGGGAAATGCCCAAGGAAACGGGAGCATTCGTGCAGGTATTCGTGCGCGGTCGGGGCGAGAATGCCGACTTCGGCTCGGTCTTTTCCGGCTGGCTGTTCAAGGAATCGCCTTCGCTCAATGTGGTCGAGCACCCGATCTACGATGTCTGGGTGAAAGACTGCGCGATGAGCTTCCCGGGAGCGACGCCGGACGCCTCCGCGTCGGAAGAGAGCGCCGAATAG
- a CDS encoding NADH:ubiquinone oxidoreductase subunit NDUFA12: MSVLGKIFTWWNGAGLTTMLHTSRHGEHVGTDAQGNKYYRSKQKHGDGRQRRWVIYNGANDASRVPSEWHGWLHGSFDDIPESHLPPSKIWEADYTPNATGTAEAYRPAGALERGGRRAAATGDYEAWSPEG, translated from the coding sequence ATGAGTGTCCTCGGCAAGATCTTCACCTGGTGGAACGGCGCCGGCCTGACCACGATGCTGCACACCTCGCGTCACGGCGAACATGTCGGCACCGATGCGCAGGGCAACAAGTACTACCGTTCCAAGCAGAAGCACGGTGACGGGCGCCAGCGCCGCTGGGTCATCTACAACGGTGCCAACGATGCGAGTCGGGTGCCGAGCGAGTGGCACGGGTGGCTGCACGGCTCGTTCGACGATATTCCCGAGAGCCATCTGCCGCCGTCCAAGATCTGGGAAGCGGACTACACGCCGAATGCGACCGGAACCGCCGAGGCCTATCGCCCGGCCGGCGCGCTCGAACGCGGCGGGCGCCGTGCGGCTGCTACCGGCGACTACGAGGCATGGAGCCCGGAAGGCTGA
- a CDS encoding DUF192 domain-containing protein has protein sequence MLRSFVVPVASALAACSPQSAAEPTPTPETTAAVHPVSGLAVITLSIDAGDKKYEFRVELADTQEAQTRGLMFRNALADDEGMIFPSAVPQTRSFWMRNTPIPLDIVFIGPDRRIVNIARETVPYSLESVPSAAPVIAVLELRGGLTAERGIEAGDVVSW, from the coding sequence ATGCTACGCAGTTTCGTGGTTCCCGTCGCCAGTGCGCTGGCCGCGTGTTCGCCGCAGTCGGCGGCCGAGCCGACGCCGACGCCGGAAACAACCGCCGCCGTGCACCCCGTTTCGGGGCTCGCCGTCATCACCCTGTCGATCGACGCCGGTGACAAGAAATACGAGTTCCGCGTCGAGCTTGCCGACACGCAGGAAGCGCAGACCAGGGGGCTGATGTTCCGCAACGCCCTGGCCGACGACGAGGGCATGATCTTTCCCTCGGCCGTCCCGCAGACGCGCAGCTTCTGGATGCGGAACACGCCGATCCCGCTCGACATCGTGTTCATCGGTCCCGATCGCCGGATCGTGAACATCGCGCGCGAAACCGTGCCCTATTCGCTCGAATCGGTGCCTTCCGCCGCCCCGGTGATCGCGGTGCTCGAACTGCGCGGCGGCCTGACCGCAGAACGTGGCATCGAAGCGGGCGATGTGGTCTCGTGGTAA
- a CDS encoding regulatory protein RecX, translating to MVSEETSSRRKRRNSRPLDDTRLKDLALAYVARFATSSGKLADYLRRKIRERGFEGEPPDIDALVQRYVELGYIDDEAFARTREEGLRGRGYGARRVEQALRAAGIEEGIRAQVAPSEYQARHAAYRFAERRRFGPFGGEVDRDRQQKQIAAMVRAGHSFDAARAMVEARDTDSASEWVAEAEGMD from the coding sequence ATGGTTTCAGAGGAAACATCTTCAAGGCGAAAGCGGCGCAATTCGCGACCACTCGATGACACGCGCCTGAAGGATCTGGCGCTCGCCTATGTGGCCCGTTTCGCGACCAGTTCGGGCAAGCTCGCGGATTACCTGCGCCGCAAGATCCGCGAGCGGGGGTTCGAGGGCGAGCCGCCCGACATCGACGCGCTCGTCCAGCGCTACGTCGAACTCGGCTACATCGACGACGAGGCTTTTGCCCGCACGCGCGAGGAAGGATTGCGCGGCCGGGGCTACGGTGCGCGGCGGGTCGAGCAGGCCTTGCGCGCCGCCGGGATCGAGGAAGGTATCAGGGCACAGGTTGCGCCCAGCGAATACCAGGCGCGTCACGCAGCCTATCGATTCGCCGAGCGTCGCCGGTTCGGCCCCTTCGGCGGCGAGGTCGATCGCGACCGCCAGCAAAAGCAGATTGCGGCGATGGTGCGCGCAGGCCATAGCTTCGACGCGGCGCGCGCGATGGTCGAGGCGCGCGATACGGACAGCGCTTCCGAATGGGTCGCCGAAGCGGAAGGGATGGATTGA
- a CDS encoding fatty acyl-AMP ligase: MNDAAMTPTPNDCDLPRRRADFATLTEAIDYAAASEKGLNFHDMRGTLERAYPFAEMRDDALAMARRLVASGVKKDDRIALVAETGPEFAALFCGCVYAGAWPIPLPLPTTFGGKDSYIDQLAVQLESSDPMMLLYPAEIGEMAGAAAAKQGCEGIDWESFATRPHPECALPEAAPDDICYLQYSSGSTRFPTGVAVTHRALLNNLAGHSHAMNVRDDERVVSWLPWYHDMGLVGCFLSPIANQVSADYLRTEHFARRPLAWLDLISRNPGTTLSYSPTFGYDICARRISSQSHVGDRFDLSRWRVAGNGADMIRPDVMQGFVNAFSEAGFKASAFTPSYGLAEATLAVTVMPPGEGIRVELVEEERLSGTPRDLSRPARYRAIVNCGKPVLDMDVEIRGENGAVRGDHQIGKVWCRGPSVMHSYFRNQEATDDCLVDGWLDTGDMGYMADGYLFIVGRAKDMIIINGKNHWPQDIEWAVEQLPGFNHGDIAAFSVETENGEEAPAVLVHCRVSDPDERIRLRDQIADKVRSVTGMSCVVELVPPRTLPRTSSGKLSRAKAKKLYLSGEIEPLDLRHAA; encoded by the coding sequence ATGAACGACGCCGCCATGACGCCGACGCCGAACGATTGCGACCTTCCGCGCCGTCGCGCGGACTTCGCCACCCTCACCGAGGCCATCGACTACGCTGCTGCCAGCGAAAAGGGTCTCAATTTTCACGACATGCGCGGCACGCTCGAACGCGCCTATCCCTTTGCCGAAATGCGCGACGATGCGCTGGCCATGGCCCGGCGGCTGGTTGCATCCGGCGTGAAGAAGGACGACCGCATCGCGCTGGTCGCGGAAACCGGCCCGGAATTCGCCGCGCTGTTCTGCGGCTGCGTCTATGCCGGCGCCTGGCCGATCCCGCTGCCGCTGCCGACGACCTTCGGCGGCAAGGACAGCTACATCGACCAGCTGGCGGTCCAGCTCGAAAGCAGCGATCCGATGATGCTGCTTTATCCGGCGGAAATCGGCGAGATGGCCGGCGCTGCCGCCGCCAAGCAAGGCTGCGAGGGGATCGACTGGGAGAGCTTCGCCACCCGTCCCCACCCCGAATGCGCCCTGCCCGAGGCCGCGCCCGACGATATCTGCTACCTCCAGTATTCTTCCGGCTCGACCCGTTTCCCGACGGGGGTTGCCGTCACCCACCGGGCGCTGCTCAACAATCTTGCCGGGCACAGCCACGCGATGAACGTGCGCGATGACGAGCGCGTGGTCAGCTGGCTGCCGTGGTATCACGACATGGGCCTCGTCGGCTGCTTCCTGTCGCCGATCGCCAACCAGGTGTCCGCCGACTACCTGCGGACCGAGCATTTCGCGCGCCGTCCGCTCGCCTGGCTCGACCTCATAAGCCGCAACCCGGGCACCACGCTCAGCTATTCGCCGACCTTCGGCTACGACATCTGCGCGCGCCGTATCTCCAGCCAGAGCCATGTCGGCGACCGGTTCGACCTGTCGCGCTGGCGCGTGGCGGGCAACGGCGCGGACATGATCCGGCCCGACGTCATGCAGGGCTTCGTCAACGCCTTTTCCGAAGCGGGTTTCAAGGCAAGCGCCTTCACGCCCAGCTACGGCCTTGCCGAAGCCACTCTCGCAGTCACCGTTATGCCGCCCGGAGAAGGCATCCGCGTCGAACTGGTCGAGGAAGAGCGTCTTTCGGGCACGCCGCGCGATCTTTCGCGGCCCGCCCGCTATCGCGCGATCGTCAATTGCGGCAAGCCGGTGCTCGACATGGATGTCGAGATCCGGGGCGAGAACGGGGCAGTCCGGGGCGATCACCAGATCGGCAAGGTCTGGTGCCGCGGACCATCCGTCATGCATTCCTATTTCCGCAACCAGGAAGCGACCGACGACTGCCTGGTCGACGGCTGGCTCGACACCGGCGACATGGGCTACATGGCCGACGGCTACCTGTTCATCGTCGGCCGCGCCAAGGACATGATCATCATCAACGGTAAGAACCATTGGCCGCAGGACATCGAGTGGGCCGTGGAACAGCTGCCGGGCTTCAACCACGGCGATATCGCCGCCTTCTCGGTCGAAACGGAGAACGGCGAGGAAGCACCCGCCGTGCTGGTCCATTGCCGCGTGTCCGATCCCGACGAGCGCATCCGCCTGCGCGACCAGATCGCCGACAAGGTCCGCTCGGTCACGGGCATGAGTTGCGTTGTGGAACTCGTCCCGCCGCGCACGCTGCCGCGCACCAGTTCGGGCAAGCTCAGCCGCGCCAAGGCCAAGAAGCTCTACCTGTCGGGCGAAATCGAACCGCTGGACCTGCGGCACGCAGCCTGA